The DNA segment CGAGTCCGGCGTATCGCCCCATACGGGCCAGCAAGGCCCAGGGCGTCCAAAGCAACAGGGCGACGACGATCCAGGCAGCGATGCCCGCAAGCCATGAGTAGGGACCGGGGTAGAACTCGCTGACCGATGCCGTAACCGGCGCAAGCGCGGTCAGCAGATAGGTCAACATCATGGCGCGGCGGCCGGAAACCGGCAGACCGGCCCAGGCAACAGGCAGCAGCCAAAGCATGAAGAACAGGTCCGGCGGCTCCCAGGCCACCCAGGCCACCAGCGCACCGAAAACCGCACCGGCCAGACTATTCGTGAAGATCTTGGGTAGCCGAAGCAAGGCTCAATACCTGCCCAGTACCTGCATGAGATACGAAGCGTCGCCCATGACGATCATGACGCCCCGATAGGTGAAACGTCCTCGCCTGCCGGCAGCAGGCAGCCACAACAGAGGCCAGGCCCCAGTGGATTGCCCTTCGCGCAGTGCCTGCCCAATCGGGTCGCCGAATGGCGGCTTGCCGTTGAGCTTGACCAATTGTCCGCGCGCCACCCTGAGCCCGCTCCAGCTTTTGATTTCCACTGAGACGCGTCGACCGTCTGCGCCGATCAGCAGTGCGTCAATATCGCCACCGGAAGCGCACGGCACATTGAACCGAGCTTGCCAGTGTGTGTGAGCCGCAGCCCGTTTCAACGCTCGCTGCGCGCGTCGTTCCACAACCTTGCCGTAGGCCCGTCTCACATATTGTCGGTAGGCATACCAGGCCACAAGCAGCAGCGCGCCGCCATACACGGGCGTCATTTCGCTGGTATTCCCGAGACTCCATTCGGCAAGCATGAGCGTGCCTGCGAAAAGACACGCGGTCATGGTGGCGAGGTTGCCGAACCAGGGTGCGTAATGTTTCCGGTACATGGCGATAGCTGAACACGGGCGCCAGAACTGGCAAGCCGTCAGTGCATTTCGTCCACAAAGCGCGAAACGACGGCATCCTTGAGTCCGTGTGAGAGGATCAGGCGATCTTTCGCGCGGGTGATACCGACATAGAAAAGACGCCGCTCCTCATTGAGCGGCGCATCGGTGTGCGGCACGATCCCGTCTTCGCATCCCATAAGCCAGACGTTTTGCCATTCAAGGCCTTTCGAGGCATGCAGGCTTGCCAGGACCGGCACAGGCGAATCGCTCGAACCCGGAGACAGTTCCCGCGCGCGGCGGACGAAGGCGATGCGCTGACCGATCGTGCCGTGAAGCTTCATCAGATGCCCGACGGCGGGCAGCGCGATGGCTTTGGGCTTGTCGTCGAAGTGTTTATCCACCCAATTGAACAGGCCGCGCAGCACGAGACTGGCGCGATGCGATTGGGCCGCGGATGACGCCCACTCGGGTGCGGCGCGGGTCAGTGTGCGCAATCCCGGATTCTCGGGTTCGCCGCCATCGTGCAGGGCTCGCTTGTCTTGTGCGCTGATGCCCTCTACGAAGCTGGACAGGCGGGAGAGACCGGACCCGATATCGTCGCGCCCCAGGTCCTCGGCAAAGGCCAGCATGGCGGCGGCCGGCGGGCGATCCCAAAATGACTTGCCGCCAAGACGCACGAAGGGTTGCCGATGAAAATTGAATGCGAGTTCGACCAGATCCAGCATGCGGTTGGTGCGCGCGAGGATGCCCCATTCGCCGGGTTCGGCGATGATTCGCGCGACAATCGCGTCGGCCTCAGCTAGCCGATCTTCAAATGAGCGCGTACTGATGACGCCGCTCTCCGCGCGTCGGGCGATGATCGGTTTGTCGTACCGATCCTGGTTGTGCCGGATCACAGACAGCCCCGCCGACACGATCTCGCATCCGCAGCGGTAATTGCCGTTCAACAGGAAGCGCCGTGCTTTGGCCGAACGTTCGAAGGCGGCCAGTCCGCGATACCCCATCGCGTGTCGCCAACCGTAGATGCTCTGGTCATCGTCGGCCACGACGGTGGTTTCCACGCCGGCTCGGACATGACACATGACCCACTCGTACTGCACCTCGTCAATATCCTGCGCTTCATCGACCAGGAGGTAGGCGGCATCGAGCGGGCGAGCGGCCCCGGACTGCATCCCCTTGACCGCGTCGCGGAGTATGTCCTGGAAGTCCTTTAGGCCATGTCGCTTGAGTTCGGCCTCGTAGCGTCGGAAGATTTCGGATTCTTCGCCTGTCCTGGGCGGCGGCGCCATCGTGGCCTTGAAACGGTCGATTGCTTGCAACGCATCATCGAGCGATAGATCGCTGCCCACACGATCCAGCACCATGCGCAAATAATGAATGCGTCCGCTTTCGTCGAGGATACGGCGACGGTCTTTGATCTGCTGCAGTGCCAGGGCGTGGAACGTGCCGGTCTTGATGCGGTCGCGAAATTCGGTACCGATGCGGGCCGCAATCTCCTTGGCCGCTTCACGGGTAAACGACACGGCCACGAGACGGCCGCTGCGCGTACTCAGCAAGTGCTGCGCCTTGGCGGTCAGCAGGCGCGTCTTGCCGCTGCCGGGGCCGGCCAGCACTAGGGCGTGCCCCTGTGCTAGCGCGGCGTCCCGCTGCGCATCATCCAGCCCCGACAGCGGGTTCATCGGATTCTTCGGCATCGGTGTTGGCGTCGGCCACAGCGGT comes from the Acidihalobacter yilgarnensis genome and includes:
- a CDS encoding nuclease-related domain-containing protein; this translates as MYRKHYAPWFGNLATMTACLFAGTLMLAEWSLGNTSEMTPVYGGALLLVAWYAYRQYVRRAYGKVVERRAQRALKRAAAHTHWQARFNVPCASGGDIDALLIGADGRRVSVEIKSWSGLRVARGQLVKLNGKPPFGDPIGQALREGQSTGAWPLLWLPAAGRRGRFTYRGVMIVMGDASYLMQVLGRY
- a CDS encoding ATP-dependent helicase, translating into MNPLSGLDDAQRDAALAQGHALVLAGPGSGKTRLLTAKAQHLLSTRSGRLVAVSFTREAAKEIAARIGTEFRDRIKTGTFHALALQQIKDRRRILDESGRIHYLRMVLDRVGSDLSLDDALQAIDRFKATMAPPPRTGEESEIFRRYEAELKRHGLKDFQDILRDAVKGMQSGAARPLDAAYLLVDEAQDIDEVQYEWVMCHVRAGVETTVVADDDQSIYGWRHAMGYRGLAAFERSAKARRFLLNGNYRCGCEIVSAGLSVIRHNQDRYDKPIIARRAESGVISTRSFEDRLAEADAIVARIIAEPGEWGILARTNRMLDLVELAFNFHRQPFVRLGGKSFWDRPPAAAMLAFAEDLGRDDIGSGLSRLSSFVEGISAQDKRALHDGGEPENPGLRTLTRAAPEWASSAAQSHRASLVLRGLFNWVDKHFDDKPKAIALPAVGHLMKLHGTIGQRIAFVRRARELSPGSSDSPVPVLASLHASKGLEWQNVWLMGCEDGIVPHTDAPLNEERRLFYVGITRAKDRLILSHGLKDAVVSRFVDEMH